DNA sequence from the Streptomyces sp. HUAS 15-9 genome:
TGTCCGCGGGTCTCGTCGGGCCGCCCGATCACCGCCGCCTCGACCACGTCCGGGTGGCGCAGGAGCGCGTCCTCCACCTCCGGTCCGGCGATGTTGTACCCGGCCGAGATGATCATGTCGTCGGCGCGGGCGACATAGCGGAAGTAGCCGTCGTCCTCGCGGACATAGGTGTCGCCGGTGATGTTCCAGCCGGCGCGCACATAGTCCCGCTGCCGCGGATCGGCGAGGTACCGGCAGCCCACCGGCCCGCGCACGGCGAGCAGCCCGGGCTCCCCGTCCGGCACCGGATCCCCGTTCGCGTCCTGCACGCGCGCCAGCCACCCCGGCACCGCGACACCCGTCGTCCCGGGCCTGATCCGCTCGTCGGCGGCGGAGATGAAGATGTGCAGCAGCTCGGTGGCGCCTATGCCGTTGATGATCCGCAGGCCGGTGCGCTCGTGCCAGGCCCGCCAGGTGGCGGCGGGCAGGTTCTCCCCGGCGGACACACAGCGCCGGAGTGACGAGACGTCATGGCCGTCCAGGTCGTCGAGCATCGCGCGGTACGCGGTGGGCGCGGTGAACAGGACGGAGACCCGGTGCTCGGCGATCGCGGGCAGCAGCCGCTTGGGCGTCGCCTGTTCGAGGAGCAGCGCGCTGGCGCCGGCCCGCATCGGGAACACCACGAGCCCGCCGAGACCGAAGGTGAAGCCCAGCGGAGGACTGCCCGCGAAGACATCGTCCACATGGGGTTTGAGCACATGCTTCGAGAAGGTGTCCGCTATGGCGAGCACATCCCGGTGGAAGTGCATGCACCCTTTCGGGCGACCGGTGGTGCCGGAGGTGAACGCGATCAGGGCGACGTCGTCGGACGCGGTGTCGACAGCGGGGTACGGGGTGCCGGGTGTCGGGCGGTTGAGGAGGTCGTCCGGGGCGTCACCGCCGTACGTCGTGATGCGCAGCCCGGGGATCTCGGCCTTGGCGAGGTCGTCGACGGCCCGGACGTCGCACAGCGCGTGCCCCACCCGGGCGATCGAGCAGATCGTGCCGAGCTCGTGCGGGCGCTGTTGGGCCAGCACGGTGACGGCCACCGCGCCCGCCTTCAGCACGGCCAGCCAGCAGGCCGCGAGCCAGGGTGTGGTGGGGCCGCGCAGCAGGACGCGATTGCCGGGGACCACGCCCAGGTCGCGCGTGAGGACATGCGCGATGCGGTCGACGTAGGCACGGAGGTCGCCGTAGGTCCAGGTGTCGCCGGAGGGCGCGTGGAACACGGGACGCGCCGGGTCGGCGTGGTCCAGGAGCTCGACGGCACAGTTCAGCCGCTCGGGGTAGTGCAGCTCAGGCAGGTCGAAGCGCAGCTCCGGCCACTCGTCGGGTGGTGGCAGGTTGTCGCGCGCGAAGGTGTCGACGTGCGCCGAGACGTTCATGACGGTTCGCCCCCTTGCCTGGTGGGCTCGCGTGGGCTCGTGGTGCGCTCGCGCAAGGAGCGTATCGTGTTGGTGACGGCAGTCAACAGTACGCGATACCGTCGTTCGGGGGTCGATGACGGCCCGCCGTGGAGGGAGGACCGGCAGTGCCCGCATTCTCGCTCGAACCGGAACAGATCGCCTGGTGTGCCGAGCTGCGCGCCATGGCCGCGGAGCGGCTGCGCCCGCTCGTGGAGAAGGGCGAGCCCGGCCGGGTCGACCGGGCGCTCCTCACGGAGCTGGGCCGGCTCGGTCTGCTGTCGCGCCTGTTCACCTCCGGCGCCCTGGACCTGTGTCTGATGCGCGAGTCCCTGGCCCGGGCCTGCACGCAGGCCGAGACCGCCCTGGCCCTCCAGGGCCTCGGCGCCCACCCGGTCCACGCCCATGGCACCCCCGCCCAGCGGGAACACTGGCTGCCCCGGGTGTCCGACGGCAGCGCGGTGGCCGCGTTCGCGCTGAGCGAGCCGGGGGCGGGCTCGGACGCGGCGGCGCTCGCCCTGCGGGCGGATCCGGAGGGAGGGGGACGCTGGCGGCTCACCGGGCAGAAGTGCTGGATCTCCAACGCCCCCGAGGCCGACTTCTACACCGTCTTCGCGCGCACCACCCCCGATGCCGGTGCCCGCGGGGTGACCGCCTTCCTGGTGCCCGCCGACCGGCCCGGCCTCAGCGGTTCGCCCCTGGAGATGCTCTCCCCGCACCCCATCGGCAGCCTCGACTTCGACGCCGTACCCGTGACCGAGGACGACCTGCTCGGGGAGGCCGACCGCGGATTCCGGGTCGCGATGGGCACGCTCAACCTCTTCCGCCCCAGCGTCGGTGCCTTCGCCGTCGGCATGGCCCAGGCGGCGCTCGACGCGACCCTCGCCCATACGGCCGGACGGGACGCGTTCGGCGGCAAGTTGAGGGATCTGCAGGCGGTCGCTCATGTTGTGGCGGAGATGGCACTGCGCACGGACGCGGCCCGTCTGATGGTCTACGCGGCGGCGACGGCGTACGACGAGTCCGCCCCCGACGTCCCCAAGCGCGCCGCGATGGCGAAGCTGCTGGCCACCGAGACCGCGCAGTACGTCGTCGACGCGGCCGTCCAACTGCACGGAGCCCGGGCGCTTCAGCGGGGCCATCTGCTCGAACACCTCTACCGCGAGGTGCGCGCCCCGCGCATCTACGAGGGTGCCAGTGAGGTCCAACGCGGCATCATCGCCAAGGAGTTGTACGCCACCGCCGACCGGGAGGCCCGTCCGTGACGACCGAGCGCGTCAATCCGCCCGACCTGTCCCCGCCCGCCGGCTTCTCGCACGCGGTCGTCGCCACCGGCTCCCGCGTGGTCTTCCTCGCGGGCCAGACGGCCCTCGACACCGACGGCAAGGTCACCGGCGACACCCTCCTCGAGCAGTTCGAGAAGGCGCTCGGCAATCTCCTCACCGCCCTGCGCGCGGCCGGCGGCACCCCCGCCGACCTCGCCCGCGTCACCGTCTATGCCACCGACGTCGCCGCCTACCGCGCGCATGCCCCCGAACTCGGGCGGATCTGGCGCCGGTTGGCGGGCCGCACCTATCCGGCCATGGCGGTCGTGGAGGTCGTGCGGCTGTGGGACGAGGAGGCGTTGGTCGAGCTCGACGGGTTCGCGGTGCTGTCCTAGATGTACTCGGTCATGAGGTTGGTGACAGTCGGCTGATCGGTGGCTGGCCGCCGAGCGCGGTGTGTCGGCGGCCAGTGTTGTAGAAGTCGAGCCAGGGCGCGAGTGCTCGCGCGCGTTGGGCATTGCTGGTGAAGACCTTCCGGTAAGCCCATTCGGTCTGCAGGGTGCGGTTGAACCGTTCGACCTTTCCGTTGGTCCACGGGCAGTGCGGGCGGGTGAACTTCTGGCGTGCTCCGAGTGCTTGGCATGCGGTCTGGAAGTCGTGCGAGAGCCGGTAGTTCTTGGCGTTGTCGGTCATGACCCGCTCGATGCGGGTGATGCCGTGAGCGTGGAAGAACGCGGCTGCGCGGGTGAGAAAGCCCGCGCAGGTGGTGCCCTTCTCGTCGGGGAGGATCTCGGCGTAGGCGAGGCGGGAGTGGTCGTCGACGGCAGCGTGGACGTAGTCGTAACCCAGTCCCCGCATCGATCCGGGTCGTTCACCGCGGCCGTGGGCGCGATGGCCGCCGCCGGCGGGGATCCTGCCGAGCTTCTTGACGTCGACATGGATCATGTCGCCGGGCCGGGAGTGTTCGTAGCGGCGGCTGCTGGCCCTGGTGGCGCGGATGACCTGGCCGGTCAGCGGGTCGCAGGCGGACAGCGCCGGCACCTGGTGGCGGCTGAGGATCCGGCTGATGGTGCGGGCGGGGACGCCGGTCTGCTCGGCCAGGGCGTCGGGACCCGTGCGCAGGGTGCGGCGGGCTTTGAGCACGCGCTGTTCGACGGCCGCGGGTGTGCGGGTGGGACGGCGGTGCGGACTGCTGCTGCGGTCCTGCAGCCCGCTCCAGCCCTCCGCGCGGTAGCGGTTCACCCAGCGATGGGCGCACTGGCGGGAGACGCCGAGTTCCTTTGCGACGTGAGCGACCGGACGCCGGTCCAGTACGACACGACGCACCAGCAGGCATCTGCCGTGAAAAGTCAGCCGGGCATTAGCGTGGGCCACCAGGACCTCCGAGGTGAGTGAAGACGGCTATCTCCACTACGCCCGGAGGTCCTTCCTTGATCAACTACCGACGGCTGCGTGTCACCAACGTGACGGCCGAGTACACCTAGAGCCGTCCTGAACCGGAGTTCCAGAGCCTTCCGAACCGGGGCTCGGGCGACTCCGAACCGGGGTTCAGGCGGCTCCGAGCCGGGGCTCAGACGGCGACCGTCTGCCGTTCGGCCGGTGCCCGGTGCGGCGGCACGACGCTGCCATCGGCGTGCAGCTCGCCCGTGTCGTCGAAGACGATCCCCCCGTCGCACAGCAGGCTCCAGCCCTGCTCGGGGTGGGCGGCGACGATGTGCGGGGCGCCGCTGTCGTGAGTCGGGGTCCGGTGGGAACACATGGCACACCTCCGCGTCGGATCTGACGGGTGCCTGCGGCCTGTTCGGCGCCCGGCACGAGTAGACCATGCTCCCCTCGTGAACTCCTCGGAACGGCCTGAAGCGAAGTGTGACAACTCGCGGACAACTCCCTGACCGTTCCACGACCGCCGTGACTCGCCCCCGATGGAGTGACGTTCACACACGGTGCCGCGCCCGCCCGGTACCAGTGGGAACCCCCCACCGTACGACCGGAAAGGCCCCCCATGCCCGTACGTCCCGCCCTCGCCGCGGCCGCCGCCGGAGCCGCCGCGCTGCTCTGCACCGCCGTCGCCCCCGCGACCGCCGACCCGAACGAGACCGTCACCGTCGATCCGACGGGCCGCGTCGCGGCGGACGGCACCGTGACCCTCTCCGGCACCTATCGCTGCACCGGCGGCACGGGACCGGTGTTCGTCAGCAGCACCGTCGGCCAGGACTCCTCGACCGTCCGCTACGGCATCGGCGGCACCCGGGCGGTGTGCGACGGCGCCGTACACACCTGGGTGAACACCGGCAAGGTCGAGAAGGACCGGGTCCGCCCCGGCACGGCCGACGTCGAGGCCACCGTGATGGAGCTGCGCCCCGAAGGCGGTCTGCCGCTGCCGTACTTCCACGCCCACCAGGTGCGGGAGGTGACGCTCGGCCAGGGCTGAGCGCGCACACACGGCGGCCCGGCGCATCAGGTGCGCCGGGCCGCCGCTCCGCGTTCAGGCGGCTCCGTGGCTCATGACGTCGTCCGTGCAGGCGATGTGGATCGTCAGGTCGGCCGGAGCCGAGCGGCTGAGGAAGGGCCAGGTCTGGGCCTTGCGCGCGGTGATGATCCAGCCGGTGGCGTGGTCGTTC
Encoded proteins:
- a CDS encoding AMP-binding protein yields the protein MNVSAHVDTFARDNLPPPDEWPELRFDLPELHYPERLNCAVELLDHADPARPVFHAPSGDTWTYGDLRAYVDRIAHVLTRDLGVVPGNRVLLRGPTTPWLAACWLAVLKAGAVAVTVLAQQRPHELGTICSIARVGHALCDVRAVDDLAKAEIPGLRITTYGGDAPDDLLNRPTPGTPYPAVDTASDDVALIAFTSGTTGRPKGCMHFHRDVLAIADTFSKHVLKPHVDDVFAGSPPLGFTFGLGGLVVFPMRAGASALLLEQATPKRLLPAIAEHRVSVLFTAPTAYRAMLDDLDGHDVSSLRRCVSAGENLPAATWRAWHERTGLRIINGIGATELLHIFISAADERIRPGTTGVAVPGWLARVQDANGDPVPDGEPGLLAVRGPVGCRYLADPRQRDYVRAGWNITGDTYVREDDGYFRYVARADDMIISAGYNIAGPEVEDALLRHPDVVEAAVIGRPDETRGQVVVAYTVLKEGAQRDADALRGFVKSELAPYKCPREIVFLDALPRTATGKLQRYRLRTEGDRP
- a CDS encoding acyl-CoA dehydrogenase family protein; translated protein: MPAFSLEPEQIAWCAELRAMAAERLRPLVEKGEPGRVDRALLTELGRLGLLSRLFTSGALDLCLMRESLARACTQAETALALQGLGAHPVHAHGTPAQREHWLPRVSDGSAVAAFALSEPGAGSDAAALALRADPEGGGRWRLTGQKCWISNAPEADFYTVFARTTPDAGARGVTAFLVPADRPGLSGSPLEMLSPHPIGSLDFDAVPVTEDDLLGEADRGFRVAMGTLNLFRPSVGAFAVGMAQAALDATLAHTAGRDAFGGKLRDLQAVAHVVAEMALRTDAARLMVYAAATAYDESAPDVPKRAAMAKLLATETAQYVVDAAVQLHGARALQRGHLLEHLYREVRAPRIYEGASEVQRGIIAKELYATADREARP
- a CDS encoding RidA family protein, producing MTTERVNPPDLSPPAGFSHAVVATGSRVVFLAGQTALDTDGKVTGDTLLEQFEKALGNLLTALRAAGGTPADLARVTVYATDVAAYRAHAPELGRIWRRLAGRTYPAMAVVEVVRLWDEEALVELDGFAVLS
- a CDS encoding IS481 family transposase — its product is MAHANARLTFHGRCLLVRRVVLDRRPVAHVAKELGVSRQCAHRWVNRYRAEGWSGLQDRSSSPHRRPTRTPAAVEQRVLKARRTLRTGPDALAEQTGVPARTISRILSRHQVPALSACDPLTGQVIRATRASSRRYEHSRPGDMIHVDVKKLGRIPAGGGHRAHGRGERPGSMRGLGYDYVHAAVDDHSRLAYAEILPDEKGTTCAGFLTRAAAFFHAHGITRIERVMTDNAKNYRLSHDFQTACQALGARQKFTRPHCPWTNGKVERFNRTLQTEWAYRKVFTSNAQRARALAPWLDFYNTGRRHTALGGQPPISRLSPTS
- a CDS encoding DUF5999 family protein, which codes for MCSHRTPTHDSGAPHIVAAHPEQGWSLLCDGGIVFDDTGELHADGSVVPPHRAPAERQTVAV
- a CDS encoding DUF6299 family protein produces the protein MPVRPALAAAAAGAAALLCTAVAPATADPNETVTVDPTGRVAADGTVTLSGTYRCTGGTGPVFVSSTVGQDSSTVRYGIGGTRAVCDGAVHTWVNTGKVEKDRVRPGTADVEATVMELRPEGGLPLPYFHAHQVREVTLGQG